One window from the genome of Desulforhopalus sp. encodes:
- a CDS encoding type II toxin-antitoxin system HicB family antitoxin: MKTKNLNYKDYFGSVDFDLEDQILHGNILFINDLITYEADNLDSLNKEFKAAVDDYLETCKLLGRQPQKAFKGSFNIRVGESIHKEAAVEASKRGQNLNDFCKEAITEKLARLKQSRLPTSPKIDIQIVKIDATQPNSVQTKHQNAETNFLELKERVDFDAPRWTKHTN; the protein is encoded by the coding sequence ATGAAAACGAAAAACTTAAATTACAAAGACTACTTTGGTTCGGTGGATTTTGATCTAGAAGATCAGATTCTTCATGGCAACATTTTGTTTATAAACGATTTAATCACTTACGAAGCTGACAATCTTGATAGTCTAAATAAAGAATTTAAAGCAGCTGTAGATGATTACCTTGAGACTTGCAAACTATTGGGACGGCAACCACAAAAGGCTTTCAAAGGTTCTTTCAACATCAGAGTAGGCGAATCAATCCACAAAGAGGCTGCTGTTGAAGCAAGCAAACGAGGACAAAATCTAAATGATTTTTGCAAAGAGGCAATTACAGAGAAGCTTGCAAGATTGAAGCAAAGTCGATTACCGACATCCCCAAAAATCGATATTCAAATAGTCAAAATAGATGCAACTCAGCCCAACTCTGTGCAGACCAAACACCAAAACGCAGAAACAAATTTTTTAGAATTAAAAGAAAGAGTAGATTTTGACGCCCCTAGGTGGACAAAACATACAAATTAA
- a CDS encoding VanZ family protein has product MSRTLIAGLRTIPMALVMGIIFFLSAQPGDTLYLPPFPGIDKLAHLAAYGVLAASVLFAFSSGFRESKPSTVFSFTVVFCLGYGISDEVHQVFVPGRSPSGFDIFADACGALLVCGLWLGWKRNRQARTAPAVKEMRAVL; this is encoded by the coding sequence ATGAGCAGGACACTGATTGCCGGTTTACGGACAATTCCCATGGCCCTGGTCATGGGGATCATTTTTTTTCTTTCCGCCCAACCAGGTGATACCCTGTATCTTCCCCCTTTCCCCGGAATCGATAAACTCGCCCATCTTGCTGCTTATGGTGTGTTGGCCGCTTCGGTACTCTTTGCCTTCAGCTCAGGGTTCCGGGAAAGCAAACCATCAACCGTTTTCTCCTTCACCGTTGTATTCTGTCTGGGCTACGGCATCTCCGATGAAGTGCATCAGGTGTTTGTGCCGGGAAGGTCGCCCAGCGGTTTCGATATCTTTGCCGATGCCTGTGGTGCTTTGCTTGTTTGTGGTCTTTGGTTGGGGTGGAAAAGAAATCGACAGGCGCGAACGGCTCCGGCAGTAAAAGAAATGCGGGCCGTCTTGTAA
- a CDS encoding adenosylcobalamin-dependent ribonucleoside-diphosphate reductase yields MTPDLTKQALTTTAETVLARRYYLKDTDGNVTETWETLARRVANAVADVDRDKKYHKQLREDFFNMIYRLDFLPNSPCLMNAGTDLGQLSACFVLPVDDSMDGIFSAIRNGALVHKTGGGTGYSFSRLRSKNASVRSTQGVASGPLSFAAVFDAATETIKQGGKRRGANMGVLRIDHPDIMDFIVAKADQNRFNNFNFSVGITDVFMQAVEEDGDFDLIEPSTRQVVKRLSARMVFDKIIDLAWHNGEPGVLFIDTANRDNMTPQLGEFEATNPCGEQWLLPFESCNLGSINLANFVSKGAVDFDRLKKIVRIATVFLDNVIDCNRFPIPEIEEMTLKTRKIGMGIMGLHDMLIQLETPYADEKGRALASEVMRFIRDTAEERSSELATEKGPFPAYNPEINTYRPRRNAALTSIQPTGTVSMIADCASGCEPYFSIVMVKNVMDGDRLILVNKYFEKVAREEGFYSPELMSKVADSGTVMGHKEIPQRWQEIFRTAQDIVPEDHIKMQGCLQQSGVDSSISKTINLPANATREEVKLSYISGYKLGCKGLTVYRDGSRDNQVLNATEAHPKEKTAIVSERGPVKQILPDTLNAKRYRVKDQYQKSVYIIVCFDENEKPMEVFAKFPFDNRVDLKDKSTMWTTTCRLVSLALRFNVPMDEIIKQLDRSSGHMLDLPAQLGKLFKSFLAGTQKGFSSICPECSGMLRFEEGCETCYECGYSKCS; encoded by the coding sequence ATGACACCGGACTTGACCAAACAGGCTTTGACTACTACCGCTGAAACGGTTCTGGCAAGAAGATATTACCTTAAGGATACTGATGGTAACGTAACAGAGACTTGGGAGACCTTAGCCAGACGTGTGGCAAATGCGGTCGCAGATGTCGATCGTGATAAGAAGTATCATAAGCAGCTCCGGGAAGATTTTTTTAATATGATTTATCGGCTGGATTTCCTGCCGAACTCGCCCTGCTTGATGAATGCTGGAACTGATCTTGGGCAGCTTTCTGCATGTTTTGTTTTGCCCGTTGATGATTCGATGGACGGCATTTTCTCCGCCATTCGCAATGGAGCCTTAGTTCATAAAACCGGTGGCGGTACCGGCTATTCGTTTTCCCGTCTCCGCTCAAAAAACGCCTCGGTACGTTCGACCCAAGGTGTTGCCTCCGGTCCCTTGTCCTTCGCCGCAGTTTTTGACGCAGCTACCGAAACCATCAAGCAGGGTGGTAAGAGACGTGGTGCAAATATGGGTGTGTTACGTATAGATCACCCCGATATTATGGACTTTATTGTCGCAAAAGCCGATCAAAACCGCTTTAATAATTTTAATTTCAGCGTGGGCATCACCGATGTCTTTATGCAAGCGGTGGAAGAAGATGGTGATTTTGACCTTATTGAACCATCCACCAGGCAGGTCGTTAAACGGCTCAGTGCCAGGATGGTTTTTGATAAAATAATAGACTTGGCTTGGCATAACGGCGAGCCGGGCGTACTTTTCATCGATACTGCCAATCGCGACAATATGACCCCGCAGCTCGGAGAGTTCGAGGCCACAAATCCCTGCGGAGAGCAGTGGTTGTTGCCATTCGAGAGTTGTAACCTCGGCTCAATTAATTTGGCGAATTTTGTCAGCAAGGGTGCCGTTGATTTTGACAGGTTGAAAAAGATAGTGCGTATTGCCACGGTCTTTCTGGACAATGTCATCGACTGCAACCGTTTTCCCATTCCCGAGATCGAAGAAATGACCCTGAAAACCAGAAAAATAGGGATGGGGATCATGGGATTGCATGACATGCTTATTCAGCTGGAAACGCCGTATGCCGATGAGAAAGGCCGTGCCCTCGCCAGTGAGGTGATGCGTTTTATTAGAGACACCGCCGAGGAACGATCCTCCGAGCTTGCAACCGAAAAGGGCCCTTTCCCTGCCTACAATCCCGAGATAAACACCTATCGCCCCCGACGTAACGCCGCCCTCACCTCCATCCAGCCGACCGGAACGGTATCGATGATTGCCGACTGTGCCTCCGGGTGCGAACCGTACTTTTCTATCGTCATGGTGAAAAATGTCATGGACGGTGATCGGCTCATTCTCGTCAATAAATACTTTGAGAAGGTGGCCCGGGAAGAAGGGTTTTATTCTCCCGAGCTGATGAGCAAGGTGGCGGACAGCGGCACGGTAATGGGACATAAAGAGATTCCCCAGCGATGGCAGGAAATCTTCCGCACTGCCCAGGATATCGTCCCTGAGGATCATATCAAGATGCAGGGTTGTCTGCAGCAAAGCGGGGTTGACAGTTCGATTTCGAAAACCATCAACCTGCCGGCAAACGCAACGCGGGAAGAGGTCAAGCTTTCCTATATTAGCGGGTATAAGCTCGGCTGTAAGGGCTTGACCGTGTATCGTGACGGGTCAAGGGACAACCAGGTTTTGAATGCCACGGAGGCGCACCCCAAAGAAAAAACCGCCATTGTTTCGGAGCGCGGGCCGGTCAAACAGATACTGCCGGATACACTCAATGCCAAGCGTTATCGGGTGAAGGATCAGTATCAGAAGTCGGTGTACATCATCGTCTGTTTTGATGAAAACGAAAAGCCCATGGAGGTGTTCGCCAAGTTTCCTTTTGATAACAGGGTCGACCTGAAGGACAAATCGACCATGTGGACAACCACCTGTCGCCTGGTTTCACTGGCTTTGCGGTTTAATGTACCAATGGATGAGATTATCAAACAACTTGACAGGTCGAGCGGCCATATGCTAGACCTTCCCGCGCAGCTCGGGAAGCTCTTTAAGTCCTTTTTGGCTGGAACGCAAAAAGGCTTTTCCTCCATATGTCCCGAGTGTTCAGGGATGCTTCGTTTTGAAGAAGGTTGTGAAACCTGCTACGAATGCGGCTACAGCAAGTGTTCGTAA
- a CDS encoding radical SAM protein, which produces MNNRPGAPLLVTVNVTGVCNLNCSYCYFQPRLQTHMPFDDYRTTLNILREHEIFLLTLSGGEPFLHPKISELLHLAHDTFEHTSILTNGTALQDEHFETIDMIVRKKGFFPIQVSVDSTEPEINDNTRGKTAVVLKNLQRLKEVGASITAAIVVSSQNIDRIEETIASLADVTRHFHVMPIKPVPFLKGKDWYLQVDPPRMDQVWKKLIGLRDKYGVRVRTPVDDLCNSVETSAVGAPCMAGFTKLAIDPNLDVRPCDKCVSTVVGSLKEETLDEIWNGDRLAGIYQRATSFCVSGLN; this is translated from the coding sequence ATGAACAATAGGCCGGGTGCTCCATTGCTTGTAACAGTCAATGTAACCGGGGTCTGCAACCTGAATTGCAGTTACTGCTATTTTCAGCCACGGTTGCAGACCCACATGCCGTTCGATGACTACCGGACGACCCTTAACATATTGCGGGAGCATGAGATTTTTCTTCTGACTCTCAGCGGCGGGGAGCCGTTTCTACATCCCAAGATCAGCGAATTGCTTCATCTGGCCCACGACACCTTCGAACACACCTCGATCCTGACGAACGGCACGGCCCTGCAGGATGAGCATTTCGAAACAATTGACATGATTGTGAGAAAGAAAGGCTTCTTCCCCATACAGGTCTCAGTGGACTCCACGGAACCTGAGATAAACGATAACACTCGGGGGAAGACTGCTGTAGTCCTGAAAAACCTGCAGAGGCTCAAGGAGGTTGGCGCGAGCATAACCGCGGCTATCGTTGTTTCGTCCCAGAACATCGACAGGATTGAAGAAACCATTGCTTCGCTGGCGGACGTAACACGCCATTTCCACGTCATGCCGATCAAACCGGTACCGTTTCTGAAGGGGAAGGATTGGTATCTCCAGGTAGACCCTCCACGAATGGATCAGGTGTGGAAAAAGCTTATCGGGCTGCGGGACAAGTACGGGGTCAGGGTACGAACGCCTGTGGACGACCTCTGTAATAGTGTGGAGACGTCGGCTGTCGGGGCGCCGTGCATGGCAGGGTTCACGAAGCTGGCGATAGATCCGAACCTTGATGTTCGGCCTTGCGACAAATGCGTGAGCACGGTCGTCGGTAGCCTGAAAGAGGAGACTCTTGACGAGATCTGGAATGGGGACCGCCTGGCCGGAATTTATCAGCGTGCCACCTCCTTCTGCGTCAGCGGGTTGAACTGA
- a CDS encoding N-acetylmuramoyl-L-alanine amidase codes for MILQRLTNLLSTTPRLHNIEPTLLVLHATAGASARSSIDYLRSKGNAYHFIIARDSLDSDWTYKSDGTESLVYQCVRYHHRGRHASSTIPVPGTHGEGINDCSIAISLANLQKHVPNDPNPGSEEYTEQQMLALNALIILVKNEVPSLKMLTTHAVVQPWNRSDPVGIYGQEIAARHDLDWWQPTPAEIDKYKPQT; via the coding sequence ATGATTCTTCAGCGACTGACCAATCTCTTGAGCACAACGCCGCGACTGCACAATATTGAACCTACCTTGCTTGTTCTTCATGCAACGGCAGGAGCCAGCGCAAGATCCAGTATAGATTATTTGCGCTCCAAGGGAAACGCCTACCATTTTATTATTGCCAGGGATTCCCTGGATTCTGATTGGACGTACAAATCCGATGGAACCGAGTCGCTTGTATATCAATGCGTGCGGTACCACCATCGTGGCAGGCACGCCTCCTCAACCATCCCTGTGCCAGGAACCCATGGTGAAGGTATTAACGATTGCTCTATTGCTATTAGTCTCGCCAATTTGCAAAAACACGTCCCAAACGATCCCAATCCGGGTTCGGAAGAATATACTGAACAACAAATGCTGGCACTTAATGCTCTTATTATCCTGGTTAAAAATGAAGTGCCTTCGCTTAAAATGCTGACAACCCATGCGGTAGTCCAGCCATGGAATCGCTCGGATCCCGTGGGAATTTATGGCCAGGAAATAGCGGCAAGGCATGATCTCGATTGGTGGCAACCAACACCGGCAGAAATTGATAAATATAAACCGCAGACTTAA
- a CDS encoding sugar phosphate nucleotidyltransferase: MKRVKEALVLLLAGGVGSRLNILVQKRAKPAVPFAGIYRIIDFSLSNVMNSGLTKVGVLTQYKPLSLMSHLGTGEAWDLTGRSRGIKILPPRTGEKESDWYQGTADAVRRNIDFLAHNQAEEVVVLSGDHIYRMDFDAMIEYHRSKKADVTIAMMAVPKSQIHQFGAGIVDRNDRIIDWEEKPKEAKTNLASMGIYVFDYKYLLKALAHDREEHDFGMHILPRAIAEDNVFAYPFYGYWRDVGTIQAYWEANMDVLRKDSGISPQRWQIRTNIDTEGRTADRAPARFGQGCHLKNCMVSSGSLIRGTVINSVLSPGVVVEEGAVVKDSILFEDCVVKEGAVVDLAIMDKRVQVGANATIGYGDNHTCANRRKPSHLYTGITLVGKGARIPNEQKIGRNCVIDSGVPESFFPGRVLEDGESLLNSDES; this comes from the coding sequence ATGAAAAGAGTGAAAGAGGCACTAGTTCTCCTCCTTGCAGGAGGTGTTGGTAGCAGGTTGAATATTCTGGTCCAGAAGCGCGCCAAACCAGCTGTGCCCTTTGCTGGGATTTACCGGATAATTGATTTTAGCCTCAGCAACGTCATGAATAGCGGGCTTACCAAGGTTGGGGTACTCACTCAATATAAACCGCTGTCGTTGATGAGCCATCTGGGAACAGGCGAGGCCTGGGACCTTACCGGGAGAAGCCGAGGGATTAAAATTCTGCCGCCGCGAACCGGAGAAAAAGAATCTGATTGGTACCAAGGAACAGCCGACGCAGTGAGAAGAAATATTGATTTTCTTGCACATAATCAAGCGGAAGAGGTTGTTGTTCTATCCGGTGACCACATCTATCGGATGGATTTCGATGCGATGATAGAATACCATCGATCAAAGAAGGCCGATGTGACGATCGCGATGATGGCTGTGCCGAAAAGCCAGATCCATCAATTTGGGGCGGGGATCGTTGATCGTAATGATCGGATCATTGACTGGGAGGAGAAGCCGAAAGAGGCAAAGACCAATCTCGCCTCCATGGGGATCTATGTTTTTGATTACAAATATCTGCTCAAGGCTCTAGCCCATGACAGGGAGGAGCACGATTTTGGTATGCATATCCTGCCTAGGGCTATCGCCGAAGACAATGTCTTCGCCTATCCTTTTTATGGATATTGGCGCGATGTCGGGACAATCCAGGCGTATTGGGAAGCCAATATGGATGTCCTGAGAAAAGACAGCGGCATTTCTCCTCAGAGATGGCAAATCAGGACCAATATCGACACCGAAGGGCGGACTGCCGATCGCGCTCCTGCCCGTTTCGGCCAAGGGTGTCACCTTAAAAACTGCATGGTTTCCTCCGGCAGCCTTATTCGCGGAACGGTAATTAACTCGGTATTGTCTCCCGGAGTCGTAGTCGAAGAAGGGGCGGTGGTTAAGGATTCTATCCTTTTTGAAGATTGCGTTGTCAAGGAAGGCGCGGTTGTTGATCTCGCCATTATGGACAAACGTGTGCAGGTAGGCGCGAATGCCACCATTGGTTACGGAGACAATCACACCTGCGCCAATCGCCGCAAACCCAGCCATCTCTACACAGGAATCACTCTCGTTGGAAAAGGGGCGAGAATTCCTAATGAGCAGAAGATAGGAAGAAACTGTGTCATAGACAGTGGTGTGCCGGAGAGCTTTTTCCCCGGAAGGGTGTTGGAGGACGGCGAATCGTTGTTGAACAGCGATGAAAGCTAG
- a CDS encoding tyrosine-type recombinase/integrase, giving the protein MDFLTLVNLRLDEVKQRLSLEHYMDTLYHAKRWAKLWSGLSCSEITMEVITKLRDERSKISNQTANKELRYLRSLFNWGIKKDYVQKNPALKVDMMRVEKEEIYVPSLNDINKVFEAASQEQQDYLCCLRDTFARSREINNLRWQDIDFNNRTITLYTRKKKHGTKTPRVLPMTEDLQKILINRFARRTDSVIWVFWHNYYSRNQGKNVIGPYQDRKKIMRSLCQKAGVKYFRFHPLRHAGASFMESIGVPISHIQEILGHNNRKTTEGYIHSLGNNKVAAFERFEKVRSQYKDQNK; this is encoded by the coding sequence ATGGACTTTTTGACGTTGGTCAATCTGCGACTCGATGAAGTAAAGCAACGACTTTCTCTTGAACATTACATGGATACTCTCTACCACGCAAAGAGATGGGCAAAGTTATGGTCAGGCTTATCTTGCTCGGAAATCACAATGGAGGTAATAACAAAATTGAGAGACGAAAGAAGCAAAATTTCTAATCAAACCGCCAACAAAGAACTTCGATACCTCCGTTCTCTATTCAACTGGGGAATAAAAAAGGACTACGTGCAGAAAAATCCAGCTTTAAAAGTTGATATGATGAGGGTGGAGAAGGAAGAGATATATGTTCCTTCACTAAATGATATCAACAAAGTCTTTGAGGCAGCATCTCAAGAGCAGCAGGACTATCTCTGTTGCCTTCGAGATACTTTTGCTCGTTCTAGAGAGATCAATAATCTCAGATGGCAAGACATAGATTTTAATAACAGAACAATCACCTTGTACACTAGAAAGAAAAAGCATGGGACAAAAACACCAAGAGTCCTTCCAATGACTGAGGATCTTCAAAAAATCTTAATTAATCGTTTTGCGAGAAGAACAGACTCGGTCATTTGGGTTTTTTGGCATAATTACTATTCACGCAATCAAGGGAAAAACGTCATAGGACCATACCAGGATAGGAAAAAAATTATGCGATCACTTTGCCAAAAAGCTGGTGTGAAATATTTCCGATTCCATCCTCTAAGACATGCTGGTGCAAGTTTCATGGAAAGTATTGGCGTTCCTATTTCACATATTCAAGAGATCCTTGGCCATAACAACCGTAAGACAACAGAAGGTTACATTCATTCCCTTGGAAACAATAAAGTGGCGGCATTTGAGCGATTTGAGAAAGTAAGATCACAATATAAGGATCAAAACAAATAG
- a CDS encoding SEC-C metal-binding domain-containing protein, giving the protein MAKIGRNDKCPCRSGKKYKHCCAYKEQGAIAPPPVNVSLMSAVRDIQAEAVNKRVVCRELGVFFFYATELGDAWLLEMTESDCVQIAREGVALEPPIDENTETIEINYSHTFKVDNRQLVLTAYADKVMQVMADAPTRELNAAIRRIKKKFSGKQLQQVHLPNPEPPIEA; this is encoded by the coding sequence ATGGCAAAGATAGGCAGAAACGACAAATGTCCTTGTCGAAGCGGGAAAAAATATAAGCATTGCTGCGCCTACAAAGAGCAAGGCGCCATTGCCCCACCGCCGGTCAACGTGTCTTTGATGAGTGCGGTGCGGGATATTCAGGCCGAGGCTGTGAACAAGCGGGTCGTATGTCGTGAACTGGGAGTGTTTTTCTTCTACGCCACAGAGCTTGGCGATGCGTGGTTGCTGGAAATGACCGAATCCGATTGCGTTCAGATTGCCAGGGAAGGCGTGGCCCTTGAACCACCTATTGACGAAAACACCGAAACCATAGAGATCAATTATAGCCACACCTTTAAGGTGGACAACAGGCAGTTGGTGCTTACTGCCTATGCAGACAAGGTGATGCAGGTCATGGCGGATGCGCCGACCCGCGAATTGAATGCCGCCATCCGTCGCATAAAAAAGAAATTTTCCGGTAAGCAACTGCAGCAGGTCCATCTTCCAAACCCGGAACCGCCCATCGAAGCATGA
- the hemB gene encoding porphobilinogen synthase, translating to MVFPENRPRRLRKSSAFRALIRETQLTASQFIYPLFVMPGKNKREVIPSMPGVFRLSVDQLAAEARECLKLGVHSVILFGLPEKKDGVGSGAHAKNGIIQTAIRELKNKVPELLVVTDVCLCEYTDHGHCGCLINNVVDNDATLEILAKTALSHAEAGADMVAPSDMMDGRVAEIRAALDENNHESVPIMSYAVKYASAFYGPFRDAADCAPQFGDRKSYQMDPANSREALREATLDVDEGADILIVKPAVAYLDIVSRLRDEFDLPIAAYHVSGEYAMIKAAAEKGWIDGDRVMEETLLSIKRAGADIIITYFAKDMAKRLQAL from the coding sequence ATGGTTTTTCCAGAAAATAGACCCAGAAGACTTCGAAAGAGCAGTGCTTTTCGTGCACTTATCCGAGAAACACAGCTCACCGCGAGCCAGTTCATCTATCCCCTGTTTGTCATGCCGGGCAAGAACAAGCGCGAGGTCATCCCCTCCATGCCCGGTGTATTCCGTCTGAGCGTCGACCAGCTGGCGGCAGAGGCCAGGGAGTGCTTGAAACTTGGTGTGCATTCCGTCATTCTCTTTGGCTTACCGGAGAAGAAGGACGGTGTAGGCTCGGGTGCCCACGCTAAAAACGGCATTATCCAAACGGCGATCAGAGAACTGAAAAATAAGGTGCCCGAGCTGCTCGTTGTTACCGATGTCTGCCTGTGCGAATATACCGACCACGGCCATTGCGGCTGTCTGATCAATAATGTCGTCGACAACGACGCCACCTTGGAAATTCTTGCCAAAACAGCCCTGTCCCATGCCGAGGCGGGTGCCGACATGGTGGCGCCTTCCGATATGATGGACGGCCGGGTAGCAGAGATCCGGGCCGCTCTTGATGAAAACAACCACGAGTCAGTGCCGATCATGTCCTACGCGGTCAAGTACGCCTCGGCCTTCTACGGTCCATTTCGGGATGCCGCCGACTGTGCCCCGCAATTCGGCGACCGCAAAAGCTATCAGATGGATCCGGCCAACAGCCGAGAGGCCTTACGGGAAGCGACCCTCGATGTCGACGAAGGTGCCGACATCCTTATCGTCAAACCAGCCGTCGCTTACCTGGATATTGTCTCTCGCCTGCGTGACGAGTTCGATTTGCCGATTGCCGCCTATCATGTCAGCGGCGAATACGCAATGATCAAGGCTGCCGCCGAAAAGGGCTGGATCGATGGTGACCGGGTTATGGAAGAAACCCTGCTGTCGATAAAAAGGGCGGGTGCTGATATTATCATTACTTACTTCGCCAAGGATATGGCAAAGCGTCTGCAAGCGCTCTAA